A genomic stretch from Rhodobacterales bacterium HKCCA1288 includes:
- a CDS encoding glycosyltransferase family 4 protein yields MAHPRIDQIDILAPNFKQRLSGVTATIVRLVPHQAEKVAIAAVGRGLPAGLPQIPLNDLLTMSKNGPHGPRVWHARRNNEMLAGIVLKHVFGKRLKLLFTSASQRNHTRYTKWLIGHMDHVIATSQKTAAFLDRPATVILHGIDVHAFSPAPDHGALKAKLGFGKGPLIGCYGRIRPSKGTDRFVDAMINLLPQHEGAEAVILGRATDRHKDYLKSLKAKIAAAGLQGRVHFPTEVPTHEIIPYYQAVDLFVAPQRYEGFGLTPLEAMACGVPVVATRAGAFEELIRDGETGYLVGIEDQAALETQIDHLLQDAPLRSKMGAAARAHMVDHFSLEREADAIISVYQRLLSGT; encoded by the coding sequence ATGGCGCACCCTCGGATTGATCAAATCGACATCCTCGCCCCCAATTTCAAGCAACGCTTGTCTGGGGTGACGGCGACCATTGTGCGCCTCGTGCCGCATCAGGCTGAAAAGGTGGCGATAGCCGCCGTGGGGCGCGGCTTGCCCGCAGGCTTGCCACAAATCCCGCTCAATGATCTGCTCACAATGTCGAAAAACGGACCACATGGTCCGCGCGTCTGGCACGCAAGGCGCAATAATGAAATGTTGGCGGGGATCGTGCTGAAGCATGTTTTTGGAAAGCGGTTAAAACTGCTGTTCACCTCCGCATCACAACGAAACCACACGCGCTACACGAAATGGCTGATTGGCCACATGGATCATGTGATCGCTACGTCTCAGAAAACGGCGGCTTTCTTAGATCGACCCGCAACTGTGATTTTGCACGGAATTGATGTTCACGCGTTCAGCCCTGCGCCCGATCACGGCGCGCTGAAAGCCAAGCTTGGCTTTGGCAAAGGGCCATTGATTGGATGTTATGGCCGTATTCGCCCCTCAAAAGGGACAGATCGGTTTGTGGATGCAATGATCAACCTTCTGCCCCAACATGAGGGGGCAGAGGCGGTTATCTTGGGCCGCGCAACCGACCGGCATAAAGACTATCTGAAATCGCTAAAGGCAAAGATCGCCGCAGCAGGCCTTCAGGGGCGGGTTCATTTCCCAACCGAAGTTCCAACCCACGAGATTATTCCCTATTATCAGGCGGTGGATCTGTTTGTGGCCCCGCAGCGTTACGAAGGGTTTGGTTTAACCCCGCTCGAGGCAATGGCCTGTGGTGTTCCCGTTGTCGCCACCCGCGCAGGCGCATTCGAAGAACTGATCCGCGATGGGGAAACCGGATATTTGGTCGGGATTGAAGATCAAGCAGCGCTAGAGACGCAGATCGACCACCTTTTGCAGGATGCACCGTTGCGCAGCAAAATGGGCGCGGCTGCCCGCGCCCATATGGTTGATCACTTTTCGCTAGAACGCGAAGCAGATGCGATCATCTCAGTCTATCAGCGCCTCTTGAGCGGCACTTAA
- the hemF gene encoding oxygen-dependent coproporphyrinogen oxidase, with the protein MTDPFDERKARAAAWFRQLRDDIVAAFEDLEDRHQSADAAGRFDVSQTKRHSEDGSDAGGGLMSVMRGGRVFEKVGVNVSTVHGTLGARAVAAMSARKDMEGLRDDPRFWASGISLVAHMNNPHVPAVHMNTRMFWTPHGWWFGGGSDLNPCIEYEEDTADFHAVLKAHCDKHGDDIYPRLKAWADEYFYVPHRGRARGVGGIFYDDLNTGDWEADFAFTQDVGRAFLPAFLGVVEKRREMAFDEADRDVQLIHRGLYAEYNLVYDRGTKFGLETGHDANAVLMSLPPLAKWV; encoded by the coding sequence ATGACCGATCCCTTTGATGAGCGCAAAGCCCGCGCTGCCGCGTGGTTTAGGCAATTGCGCGATGATATCGTGGCTGCGTTTGAAGATTTGGAAGACCGCCACCAGAGCGCCGATGCCGCGGGACGATTTGATGTGTCGCAGACCAAACGTCATTCTGAGGATGGCAGCGATGCAGGGGGCGGCCTCATGAGCGTGATGCGCGGGGGCAGGGTCTTTGAGAAGGTCGGTGTCAATGTGTCCACTGTGCATGGCACATTGGGCGCGCGCGCCGTGGCGGCAATGTCTGCGCGCAAAGATATGGAAGGCCTGCGGGATGACCCGCGTTTTTGGGCTTCGGGTATCAGTTTGGTTGCGCATATGAACAACCCGCATGTCCCTGCGGTGCACATGAATACACGCATGTTCTGGACGCCGCACGGGTGGTGGTTCGGGGGCGGTTCCGACCTCAACCCTTGCATTGAATATGAGGAAGACACCGCGGATTTTCACGCGGTTCTCAAGGCGCATTGCGATAAGCATGGTGACGACATCTATCCCCGTCTCAAAGCATGGGCAGATGAGTATTTCTATGTGCCGCATCGTGGTCGCGCGCGTGGGGTTGGCGGGATTTTCTACGATGATCTGAACACGGGCGATTGGGAGGCGGATTTCGCCTTTACCCAAGATGTCGGTCGTGCCTTTCTGCCTGCCTTTTTAGGCGTGGTCGAAAAGCGGCGCGAGATGGCATTTGACGAGGCGGATCGTGACGTTCAGTTGATCCATCGCGGTCTCTATGCCGAATATAATCTCGTTTATGATCGCGGCACAAAATTTGGCCTTGAGACAGGCCATGATGCAAATGCTGTTTTGATGAGCCTGCCGCCTTTGGCCAAGTGGGTTTAA
- a CDS encoding IS630 family transposase gives MIRPGFLSSSERRELEVCVRSQREDHGVARRANAILLLDDGKSCQAIAEFLYLDDDTIRGWYKTYREGGWDALSTDGWKGGQSRMTTAQETELCTWLDDRFCRSTVEIRAYIAAQYGVDYSHSGCIKLLSRLGYEYRKPKGLPRVASEEKQAEFIALYEQLLNGLGADEAVYFADAVHPEYQTKPAFGWVKAGSKPTVTTTAGRGRVNIHGALNLENFDAPFVEPTTVDGVSAAQLLAKIEERNPLSRIIYVIWDNAAYHKGPDVREFLKRPDCRIRLIQLPPYCPHLNPIERLWAVMHQYVTHNRYYPTQKKFADAILRFFRETLPKEWKTFRDQVSDSFRVVTHEDFRVLE, from the coding sequence ATGATCCGTCCCGGTTTTCTCTCCTCTTCAGAACGGCGTGAACTTGAGGTTTGCGTGCGTAGCCAGCGCGAAGATCACGGCGTTGCACGGCGCGCCAATGCAATCCTGCTCCTTGATGACGGTAAGTCCTGTCAGGCTATCGCGGAGTTTCTGTATCTGGACGATGATACCATTCGGGGCTGGTACAAGACCTACCGAGAGGGCGGCTGGGACGCGCTTTCGACCGACGGCTGGAAGGGTGGTCAGTCCCGCATGACGACAGCTCAAGAGACGGAGCTTTGCACCTGGCTGGACGACCGCTTCTGTCGATCGACTGTCGAGATCAGGGCGTACATCGCGGCACAATATGGCGTGGACTATTCCCACTCGGGCTGCATCAAGCTTCTGTCGCGGCTGGGCTATGAATACCGGAAGCCGAAAGGGCTGCCACGCGTTGCATCTGAAGAGAAACAAGCCGAATTCATTGCGCTATACGAGCAGCTGCTGAACGGGTTGGGCGCCGATGAAGCCGTGTATTTCGCCGATGCGGTGCATCCCGAATATCAGACAAAGCCTGCGTTTGGCTGGGTCAAGGCAGGATCAAAGCCCACCGTGACAACCACCGCGGGACGCGGGCGGGTTAATATCCATGGCGCGCTCAACCTTGAGAATTTTGATGCGCCCTTTGTCGAACCAACCACCGTAGACGGGGTCAGTGCCGCCCAGCTTCTGGCCAAGATTGAGGAACGCAATCCTCTCTCGCGGATCATCTATGTCATCTGGGATAATGCGGCTTACCATAAGGGCCCGGACGTGCGCGAATTCCTCAAACGACCAGACTGCCGCATACGACTGATCCAGCTACCGCCTTATTGCCCGCACCTAAATCCGATAGAACGATTATGGGCGGTCATGCACCAATACGTCACTCACAATCGCTACTACCCCACACAAAAGAAGTTCGCAGATGCGATCCTGAGGTTCTTTCGAGAGACCCTGCCCAAAGAGTGGAAAACATTCCGTGATCAGGTGTCAGATAGCTTCAGGGTCGTCACTCACGAGGATTTTCGGGTTTTGGAGTAA
- a CDS encoding serine hydrolase, protein MVIDARTGEVLHSRNADTRLHPASLTKMMTLYIAFEAVRLGEITMDTLVTVSQNAAAEPPSKLGLRAGQQIRLRYLVRAAAVRSANDAATAIGEAIEGSEAAFARRMTRTAEALGMTRTTFRNAHGLTAEGHLSTANDMTMLGRRMVYDYPEYYNLFSRLSTDAGVATVRNTNRAFLSAYRGADGIKTGYTRAAGFNLVASAQRGDVRIIATVFGGQSTAWRNQRVSELLDMGFARAPAHAELRLAGFPVYSGGSGGGGSGPASDYERGPVARTIRPSGVVARSLVPQPRPLPITPPSETLLAAIDVAVEEALTAAAPSAEGVTSVISEADTQPVIVDDAPSPALASLDEDALAPEEAPLPSQRPIELAAALSENALPSAPEIVTRATSTGERLYAISLGRYPTQNTAERLLLQTALSESSLQQALRHVTQRQGGFEAQFAGMTEDEATRACARLVARDTACMVVGP, encoded by the coding sequence ATGGTGATTGACGCACGAACGGGCGAGGTTTTGCATTCGCGCAATGCGGATACACGGCTGCACCCCGCCTCTCTGACCAAGATGATGACGCTTTACATCGCTTTTGAGGCGGTGCGGCTTGGCGAAATTACCATGGACACCTTGGTTACGGTGTCGCAAAACGCGGCCGCAGAACCTCCCTCGAAACTCGGTTTGCGCGCAGGCCAGCAAATTCGCCTACGCTATTTGGTGCGCGCGGCGGCTGTGCGCTCGGCCAATGACGCGGCAACGGCCATTGGCGAAGCGATTGAGGGGTCAGAGGCGGCTTTTGCACGGCGCATGACCCGTACCGCAGAAGCCCTAGGGATGACGCGCACAACATTTCGCAATGCCCATGGCCTGACTGCCGAGGGCCATTTGTCGACCGCTAATGACATGACAATGCTTGGGCGGCGCATGGTTTATGACTATCCAGAATATTATAACCTGTTCTCGCGCCTTTCGACTGATGCAGGTGTCGCGACTGTGCGCAACACGAACCGCGCTTTTTTGTCGGCCTATCGTGGCGCCGATGGGATCAAGACAGGCTACACACGCGCCGCAGGGTTTAACCTCGTGGCCTCCGCCCAGCGCGGCGATGTGCGCATCATTGCCACTGTCTTTGGCGGCCAATCTACGGCATGGCGCAACCAACGCGTCTCGGAGTTATTGGATATGGGCTTTGCCCGCGCGCCTGCCCATGCCGAATTGAGATTGGCAGGCTTCCCCGTCTATTCAGGCGGCTCAGGCGGCGGCGGGAGTGGGCCTGCCAGCGATTACGAGCGCGGGCCAGTTGCACGCACGATCCGCCCCTCAGGGGTTGTTGCGCGCAGCCTAGTGCCGCAACCGCGCCCGCTTCCGATTACACCGCCAAGTGAAACCTTACTCGCCGCGATTGATGTTGCAGTTGAGGAGGCGCTCACAGCCGCAGCCCCCAGTGCCGAAGGGGTGACCTCTGTCATCAGCGAGGCAGACACCCAACCCGTAATCGTGGATGACGCACCAAGCCCCGCCCTTGCAAGTTTAGATGAGGACGCGCTTGCGCCAGAAGAGGCGCCTTTGCCAAGCCAACGCCCAATCGAATTGGCGGCAGCACTTTCTGAAAACGCCTTACCTTCTGCGCCTGAAATCGTGACCCGTGCTACGTCTACGGGCGAGCGGCTTTATGCGATATCCTTGGGGCGTTACCCCACCCAGAACACCGCTGAGCGTTTGCTGCTGCAAACGGCTTTGTCGGAATCTTCGCTGC